In Pogoniulus pusillus isolate bPogPus1 chromosome 1, bPogPus1.pri, whole genome shotgun sequence, one DNA window encodes the following:
- the BBOF1 gene encoding basal body-orientation factor 1, translated as MEEKEERVPYGIPEISESLIQIKTHQISRQKARIADLQRKVEKLEMALRQMAAREARKAQHQTQTENQARAAEIKKLQQLLEIKDREMNRVKKLAWNIVNERTEVERFFLDALEHVKQEIISSRKHYRKKAQAAYCRKMMEACAGKEEFPKIKTFNSNINSTNSVYRDLEEEEEHYWEKIKYEKVDISELTWEQKEQVLRLLFARMNGTNP; from the exons atggaggagaaagaagaaagagttcCCTATGGCATCCCA GAAATCAGCGAGAGTTTGATTCAAATAAAGACCCACCAGATCAGTCGCCAGAAAGCTCGGATTGCAGATCTGCAGCGTAAAgtggagaagctggagatggccTTACGTCAAATGGCTGCGAGAGAGGCTCGGAAAGCACAGCATCAGACACAGACAGAAAACCAGGCAAGAGCAGCCGAGATCAAGAAGCTGCAGCAACTACTAGAAATTAAGGATCGAGAGATGAACCGAGTGAAGAAACTAGCCTGGAATATTGTAAATGAGAGAACTGAGGTGGAAAGATTCTTCCTAGATGCTCTGGAACATGTAAAGCAGGAGATCATATCCAGTAGAAAGCACTATAGGAAAAAGGCCCAAGCTGCCTATTGCAGAAAAATGATGGAGGCGTGTGCAGGGAAGGAAGAATTTCCCAAAATCAAAACATTCAACAGCAACATAAATAGCACAAACAGTGTGTACAGAGACctagaagaagaagaggaacacTACTG gGAAAAAATCAAGTATGAAAAAGTGGACATCAGTGAATTGACATGGGAACAAAAAGAACAAGTCCTGCGATTGCTTTTTGCCAGAATGAATGGCACAAATCCATG A
- the ALDH6A1 gene encoding methylmalonate-semialdehyde/malonate-semialdehyde dehydrogenase [acylating], mitochondrial, producing MAAAARGAWVVRRRVALRLPRRDGTPWIASAAASFSSSVPTTKLFINGKFVESKTTEWIDIHNPATNEVVSRVPKATASEMEAAVASCKKAFWSWSETSVLSRQQIFLRYQQLIKDNLKEISKLITFEQGKTLADAEGDVFRGLQVVEHACSVTSLILGETMPSITKDMDTCTYRLPLGVCAGIAPFNFPAMIPLWMFPMAMVCGNTFLMKPSERVPGALMFLAKLFQDAGAPDGTLNIIHGQHEAVNFICDHPDIRAISFVGSNQAGEYIYERGSRNGKRVQANMGAKNHGVVMPDANKENTLNQLVGAAFGAAGQRCMALSTAILVGEAQQWLPELVDRAKNLRVNAGDQPGADLGPLISPQAKERVCHLIEKGVKEGASLLLDGRNIKVKGYENGNFVGPTILAKVKPDMTCYKEEIFGPVLVVLEADTLDDAIEMVNNNPYGNGTAIFTTNGATARKYSHLVDVGQVGVNVPIPVPLPMFSFTGSRASFRGDTNFYGKQGVQFYTQLKTVISQWKEEDATVTKPAVVMPTMGN from the exons ATGGCAGCGGCGGCGCGCGGCGCGTGGGTTGTACGGCGACGCGTGGCGCTGAGG CTGCCGCGGAGAGATGGTACTCCCTGGATCGCCTCAGCTGccgcctccttctcctcctcagtg CCAACAACCAAGCTCTTCATTAATGGGAAGTTTGTTGAGTCCAAAACTACTGAATGGATTGATATCCACAACCCG GCCACAAATGAAGTGGTTAGCCGTGTACCAAAAGCCACAGCCAGTGAGATGGAGGCAGCTGTGGCTTCTTGCAAAAAGGCTTTTTGGAGCTGGTCAGAAACATCTGTTTTGAGTCGCCAGCAAATCTTCTTGCGTTATCAACAACTCATCAAAGACAATCTG AAAGAAATTTCAAAACTCATCACCTTTGAGCAAGGGAAGACCCTGGCTGATGCTGAGGGAGATGTGTTCCGAGGCCTCC aggtggttgaACATGCTTGCAGTGTGACGTCCCTCATACTGGGAGAGACCATGCCTTCCATCACTAAAGACATGGACACTTGCACCTACCGTCTGCCTCTGGGCGTCTGTGCTGGAATTGCACCATTCAATTTCCCAGCCATGATTCCTCTTTGGATGTTCCCGATGGCTATGGTTTGTGGAAACACCTTCTTGATGAAACCATCTGAGCGTGTGCCAGGAGCGCTCATGTTCCTTGCTAAGCTGTTTCAGGATGCTGGTGCCCCCGATGGGACCCTGAATATCATCCATGGACAACATGAAG CTGTGAACTTCATTTGTGACCATCCGGATATCAGAGCAATCAGCTTTGTGGGATCTAATCAGGCTGGCGAGTACATCTACGAGAGAGGATCTCGGAATGGCAAGAGAGTCCAGGCCAACATG GGAGCCAAGAACCATGGTGTGGTTATGCCTGATGCCAACAAAGAGAACACCTTGAACCAGTTGGTTGGAGCTGCTTTTGGAGCAGCTGGCCAACGCTGCATGGCCCTATCTACAGCAATTCTAGTGGGGGAAGCTCAGCAATGGCTGCCAGAGCTTGTGGACAGAGCCAAAAATCTACGTGTAAATGCAG gagaccAGCCTGGAGCAGATCTAGGGCCTCTAATCAGCCCCCAGGCTAAGGAACGGGTTTGCCATCTGATTGAGAAAGGAGTAAAAGAAGGTGCCAGCCTTCTTCTAGATGGACGTAATATCAAGGTGAAGGGCTATGAAAATGGCAATTTTGTTGGGCCAACAATCCTTGCAAAGGTCAAG CCAGACATGACTTGCTACAAGGAAGAAATCTTTGGGCCTGTCCTAGTTGTTCTGGAAGCAGACACTTTGGATGATGCTATTGAGATGGTGAACAATAACCCCTACGGAAATGGAACTGCAATCTTCACCACCAATGGAGCCACAGCTCGGAAATACTCTCACCTGGTAGATGTGGGGCAG GTGGGTGTCAACGTTCCAATCCCAGTACCTCTGCCCATGTTCTCTTTCACTGGCTCTCGTGCTTCTTTCAGAGGGGACACCAACTTCTATGGCAAGCAG GGAGTGCAGTTCTACACACAGCTGAAAACTGTAATTTCTCAATGGAAAGAGGAAGATGCTACTGTTACCAAGCCTGCTGTGGTTATGCCAACCATGGGAAACTAA
- the LIN52 gene encoding protein lin-52 homolog isoform X7 — MAAPADGADLEASLLSFEKLDRASPDLWPEQLPGVAEFAASFKSPITSSPPKWMAELENDDIDMLKELGSLTTANLMEKVRGLQNLAYQLGLDE, encoded by the exons ATGGCGGCTCCCGCGGACG GCGCCGACCTGGAGGCCTCGCTGCTGAGCTTCGAGAAGCTGGACCGCGCCTCCCCGGATCTGTGGCCCGAGCAGC tGCCCGGCGTTGCCGAGTTCGCCGCCTCCTTCAAAAGC CCTATTACAAGTTCTCCTCCCAAGTGGATGGCTGAATTAGAAAATGATGATATTGATATGTTAAAAG aGCTGGGGAGCCTCACTACAGCTAACCTGATGGAAAAAGTTCGTGGCCTGCAGAACCTGGCTTATCAGCTGGGACTGGATGAAT GA
- the LIN52 gene encoding protein lin-52 homolog isoform X1 has product MAAPADGADLEASLLSFEKLDRASPDLWPEQLPGVAEFAASFKSPITSSPPKWMAELENDDIDMLKELGSLTTANLMEKVRGLQNLAYQLGLDEFNLKLALETWVSTATYPVSSRWHHEASHRSPVALSIKLQFRS; this is encoded by the exons ATGGCGGCTCCCGCGGACG GCGCCGACCTGGAGGCCTCGCTGCTGAGCTTCGAGAAGCTGGACCGCGCCTCCCCGGATCTGTGGCCCGAGCAGC tGCCCGGCGTTGCCGAGTTCGCCGCCTCCTTCAAAAGC CCTATTACAAGTTCTCCTCCCAAGTGGATGGCTGAATTAGAAAATGATGATATTGATATGTTAAAAG aGCTGGGGAGCCTCACTACAGCTAACCTGATGGAAAAAGTTCGTGGCCTGCAGAACCTGGCTTATCAGCTGGGACTGGATGAAT TTAACCTGAAACTGGCTCTCGAAACCTGGGTTAGCACCGCTACTTACCCTGTCTCCTCTAGATGGCACCACGAGGCTTCCCATAGAAGTCCTGTTGCTCTTTCTATTAAACTCCAGTTTCGATCATGA